The Synchiropus splendidus isolate RoL2022-P1 chromosome 1, RoL_Sspl_1.0, whole genome shotgun sequence genome includes a window with the following:
- the LOC128767258 gene encoding chondroitin sulfate synthase 3-like, which translates to MALKSRRPWTTVCFGIVLGFTVSSWLIVPQVLETKRKESSLCPRVSDGRSAGRSPELVADRPGNHRSNPEENVVFNAGNISGDEGKHVTKPKRFLFVGVMTAKKYLATRAVAAYRTWASSIPGKVEFFSSEGSEEVLVPVPVPVVSLEGVDDSYPPQKKSFMMLKYIHDHYLDKYEWFMRADDDVYIRGEKLELFLRSLNSSKPLYLGQTGLGMPEELGRLALEPGENFCMGGPGMIFSREVLRRMVPHISTCLKEMYTTHEDVEVGRCVRRFGGTQCVWSYEMQQLFYENYERNKKGFIEDLHSSKIHNAITLHPNKWPAYQYRLHNYMLTREISKLRYQTILLHREGLLMTQLSDTEVLLEDQQLGAPPTFMRFQPNERNDVIQWDFLTGRHIFSAVENKMARQSLGSSLRKALEDVILQVMEMINENSKTRGRVIDFKEIQYGYYRVDPMHGAEYILDLLLLYKKHKGRKITVPVRRHAYLQQSFSQPFFRETEELNVAELVAAINSESQSLSFLSNSLKFFSPFQFYESTRELWEQSQKKVHILVPLSGRYDTFVRFMENFEKVCLIPKQNVKLSVILVDNESNQHTQQHVQLIQNYYKKYPKADMSVIPMTGNFSRGFALELGSSPLHNNTLLFFCDVDLIFTGEALQRCRDNTEQGKQTYFPVVFSQYNPKIVYSDRALRDKVVLTKKSGFWRDYGFGIVCIFKSDLLKAGGFDTSILGWGLEDVDLFTKVIHSGLKVFRSQEPGIAHIYHPVHCNSSLDQRQYKMCLGSKASTYASTIQLAEMWLDKHIEGVYNRSAS; encoded by the exons ATGGCTCTTAAATCACGGAGACCGTGGACGACTGTGTGTTTCGGTATCGTCCTCGGATTCACAGTGTCCTCCTGGCTCATTGTACCTCAAGTTCTGGAAACTAAACGGAAGGAGTCGTCACTGTGCCCGCGCGTCAGTGACGGTAGGTCCGCTGGTAGATCACCGGAGCTCGTTGCTGACAGACCGGGGAACCATAGGTCCAACCCCGAGGAGAACGTTGTGTTCAACGCCGGGAACATCAGCGGGGATGAAGGGAAGCACGTGACAAAACCCAAGCGTTTCCTTTTCGTCGGTGTCATGACTGCAAAGAAGTACCTGGCTACCCGCGCCGTGGCAGCTTACCGCACCTGGGCGTCATCGATTCCCGGGAAGGTGGAGTTTTTCTCCAGTGAGGGGTCAGAGGAGGTCCTGGTGCCCGTCCCCGTTCCAGTGGTGTCTCTGGAGGGCGTGGACGACTCGTACCCGCCACAGAAGAAGTCTTTCATGATGCTGAAGTACATCCACGACCACTACCTGGATAAATACGAGTGGTTCATGAGGGCGGATGATGACGTCTATATCAGAG GTGAGAAGCTGGAGTTGTTTCTGCGGTCGTTGAACAGCAGTAAACCCCTGTACCTCGGCCAGACCGGTCTTGGCATGCCCGAGGAGCTAGGCAGGTTGGCGCTGGAGCCAGGAGAGAACTTTTGCATGGGCGGACCCGGTATGATcttcagcagggaggtcctccGCAGGATGGTGCCACACATCAGCACCTGTCTAAAGGAGATGTACACTACACATGAGGACGTGGAAGTGGGCCGCTGTGTACGTCGCTTTGGTGGAACGCAGTGTGTGTGGTCATATGAG ATGCAACAGCTCTTCTATGAGAATTATGAACGCAATAAGAAAGGTTTTATAGAAGATCTCCACAGCAGCAAGATCCATAATGCCATCACTCTCCATCCCAACAAATGGCCTGCCTATCAGTACCGGCTTCACAACTACATGCTCACCCGTGAGATTTCAAAACTTCGTTACCAAACCATTCTGCTCCACCGTGAAGGCCTGCTCATGACTCAGCTGAGCGACACAGAGGTGCTTTTGGAGGACCAACAGCTGGGAGCGCCTCCAACCTTCATGCGATTTCAACCTAATGAGAGGAATGATGTCATTCAGTGGGATTTTCTGACAGGTCGTCATATTTTTTCAGCCGTTGAAAACAAGATGGCCCGGCAAAGTCTTGGGAGCTCATTGAGGAAGGCCTTAGAAGACGTCATTCTGCAGGTGatggaaatgatcaatgaaaatTCCAAAACAAGAGGACGGGTCATTGACTTTAAGGAGATTCAGTACGGCTACTATCGTGTGGATCCGATGCATGGTGCTGAATACATTTTAGACTTACTGCTCCTCTACAAGAAACATAAAGGCCGCAAAATCACGGTGCCAGTGAGACGGCATGCGTACCTGCAGCAATCCTTCAGCCAACCATTTTTCAGGGAAACTGAAGAATTAAATGTGGCTGAACTGGTCGCTGCCATTAACTCTGAGTCCCAGTCCCTTTCTTTCTTATCCAACTCCTTAAAATTCTTCTCCCCTTTCCAGTTCTATGAGTCCACCAGGGAATTGTGGGAGCAAAGTCAGAAAAAGGTCCACATCCTGGTCCCTCTTTCTGGTCGCTATGACACCTTTGTACGCTTCATggaaaactttgaaaaagtttGTTTGATACCCAAACAGAATGTAAAACTCTCAGTCATCTTGGTGGATAATGAGAGcaaccaacacacacaacaacatgtTCAGCTAATCCAAAATTATTACAAGAAATATCCCAAAGCAGACATGTCGGTTATTCCAATGACGGGTAATTTTTCGCGTGGTTTTGCACTGGAGCTGGGCTCCTCTCCGCTCCACAACAACACTCTGCTCTTCTTCTGTGATGTTGATCTCATCTTCACTGGGGAAGCACTGCAGCGCTGCAGAGACAATACTGAACAAGGAAAACAAACTTATTTTCCTGTTGTATTTAGTCAGTACAATCCCAAAATTGTGTACTCAGACAGGGCCCTTAGGGACAAGGTTGTGCTGACTAAAAAAAGCGGGTTTTGGCGAGATTATGGTTTTGGaattgtttgtattttcaaGAGTGATCTCCTTAAAGCAGGGGGCTTCGATACTTCAATTCTGGGCTGGGGACTGGAAGATGTAGATTTGTTTACTAAAGTCATTCATTCTGGTTTAAAGGTGTTTCGCAGTCAAGAACCAGGAATTGCCCACATTTATCATCCAGTTCACTGCAACTCCAGTCTTGATCAGAGGCAGTACAAGATGTGCCTTGGCTCAAAAGCAAGCACATATGCTTCGACAATTCAATTAGCGGAGATGTGGCTGGATAAACATATTGAGGGCGTTTATAACAGAAGTGCATCCTGA